In Zea mays cultivar B73 chromosome 7, Zm-B73-REFERENCE-NAM-5.0, whole genome shotgun sequence, the following proteins share a genomic window:
- the LOC103633936 gene encoding probable mitochondrial-processing peptidase subunit beta, mitochondrial: protein MGSELVQKAAINDIAESVMSFNMNYKDTSLFGVYAVAKADCLDDLAFAIMHEMSKLSYRVTEEDVIRARNRLKSSIQLHLDGSTAVVDDIGRQLLTYGRRISTPELFARIDAVDASTVKRVANRFIFDQDVAIAAMGLIQGLPDYNWFRRRTYMLRY from the exons ATGGG TTCGGAGCTTGTACAGAAAGCAGCAATCAATGACATTGCTGAGAGTGTAATGTCATTCAACATGAATTACAAGGACACTAGTCTTTTTGGTGTCTATGCTGTTGCTAAG GCTGATTGCTTGGATGATTTGGCTTTTGCAATTATGCATGAGATGAGCAAATTGTCATACCGGGTTACGGAGGAAGATGTTATCCGTGCACGTAATCGG CTGAAGTCCTCAATCCAACTCCACCTTGATGGTTCAACTGCTGTTGTCGATGACATTGGCCGCCAG CTGCTGACCTATGGACGAAGAATTTCTACCCCAGAGCTTTTTGCAAGAATAGATGCTGTTGATGCAAGCACTGTGAAGCGTGTTGCAAACCGCTTCATCTTTGATCAG GATGTTGCTATTGCTGCGATGGGACTGATCCAAGGACTTCCAGACTACAACTGGTTCAGACGCCGGACCTACATGCTCCGTTACTAA
- the LOC103632484 gene encoding uncharacterized protein — protein MSKEPSFPSPSARVRRRRPALVSPPTTPVTTTGHRPDPHPGHPQAGRSARRAARSSRAGARDGNRTGPQNLRSFLLARPCPSARRSCRPRPTSALSSSRGIRYATGCAMVLWVFGYGSLIWNLGFDFDDKILGFIKGYNRTFNLACIDHRGTAEHPARTCTLETDDEAICVSMVQAYKEKVYPKNKLNCCSMSQKLVMSYNIRFPSRVSHAIS, from the exons ATGAGCAAAGAGCCCTCGTTCCCCTCCCCTTCCGCTCGAGTCCGTCGCCGTCGCCCTGCCCTCGTATCTCCTCCCACGACACCGGTGACAACCACAGGCCACCGTCCTGATCCTCATCCGGGTCATCCCCAGGCAGGCAGGTCGGCGAGGAGGGCAGCAAGATCGAGCCGTGCGGGGGCTCGGGACGGGAACAGGACAGGACCCCAAAATCTCAGATCCTTCCTGCTCGCCCGCCCGTGCCCGTCGGCGCGTCGTTCTTGCCGTCCGCGCCCCACCTCCGCCCTCTCCTCCTCCAG GGGAATCAGATATGCCACAGGCTGCGCGATGGTGTTGTGGGTCTTTGGCTACGGCTCCCTCATCTGGAACCTCGGCTTCGACTTCGACGACAAAATCCTCGGCTTCATCAAGGGCTACAACCGCACCTTTAATCTCG CTTGCATTGACCACAGAGGCACAGCGGAGCATCCGGCGAGGACCTGCACGCTTGAAACCGACGACGAGGCCATATGC GTCAGCATGGTACAAGCCTACAAGGAGAAAGTTTATCCAAAAAACAAG TTGAACTGCTGCAGCATGAGCCAGAAGTTGGTTATGAGCTACAATATAAGGTTCCCTTCCAGAGTCTCCCATGCTATATCGTGA
- the LOC103632485 gene encoding fumarate hydratase 1, mitochondrial-like: protein MCVGRLKRMKSQKKVKRQMVAEASRKMLLILNFLFLVPLNMDYGLDPTIGKAIIQAAEEVAEGKLDDHFPLVIWQTSSGTQSNMNANEVIANRASEILGHKGGQKYVHPNDHVNRSQSSNDTFPTVMHIATVVEIHSRFIPSLQQLHDSLHSKVGFILSSFVVLFINHGHNSCFCCDSGYCFSSDYGSSSCCGFCCVTSSCCDSCSY, encoded by the exons ATGTGTGTGGGAAG GTTGAAGAGGATGAAGAGCCAAAAGAAGGTGAAGAGGCAAATGGTTGCTGAAGCTTCACGTAAGATGCT TTTGATATTGAATTTTCTTTTCCTTGTGCCA ttgAATATGGACTATGGCCTTGATCCAACAATAGGGAAGGCCATAATACAGGCAGCTGAGGAGGTCGCAGAGGGAAAGTTAGATGATCACTTCCCACTTGTTATCTGGCAAACTAGCAGTGGCACACAAAGCAACATGAATGCCAATGAG GTAATTGCAAATAGGGCATCTGAGATCCTTGGACACAAGGGCGGTCAGAAGTATGTGCACCCAAATGACCATGTGAATAGGTCACAATCTTCAAATGATACATTTCCCACT GTAATGCATATAGCGACGGTCGTTGAGATACATTCAAGGTTTATCCCAAGTTTGCAACAGTTGCATGATTCACTTCATTCGAAA GTAGGATTTATTCTATCATCTTTTGTTGTCTTATTTATTAACCATGGTCACAACTCTTGCTTCTGCTGCGACTCCGGCTACTGCTTCAGCTCCGACTACGGCTCCAGCTCCTGCTGCGGCTTCTGCTGTGTGACCAGCTCCTGCTGCGACTCCTGCTCCTACTAA